From Euzebya sp., a single genomic window includes:
- a CDS encoding enoyl-CoA hydratase/isomerase family protein, whose amino-acid sequence MADHDTASATASVDGGVGTITLDRPPANSYDPSFIEDLDAAISTVVDAGVAVAVVRSASERFFSAGADVKGFLSRTADENNAMVRRAHEVFDRFAAEDCVFIAAIAGHALGGGYEIALACDVRVAAEGSYRLGLPEVTLGLLPGTGGTQRLPRLIGPGRALEMMTTGRSVTPDEAERLGMVDRLVPADSLDEVVGEIATTLAAGAPLAIAATKRAVHQGMRQPLPEALQTELAELAPLFASEDATEGMTAFTEKRRPDYQGR is encoded by the coding sequence ATGGCTGATCACGACACGGCGAGCGCCACCGCGTCAGTCGACGGCGGGGTCGGCACCATCACCCTGGACCGCCCGCCCGCCAACAGCTACGACCCGTCGTTCATCGAGGACCTCGACGCCGCCATCTCCACCGTGGTGGACGCCGGCGTCGCCGTCGCCGTCGTGCGCTCGGCAAGCGAGCGGTTCTTCTCCGCCGGCGCGGACGTGAAGGGCTTCCTGTCCCGCACGGCGGACGAGAACAACGCGATGGTCCGGCGCGCCCACGAGGTCTTCGACCGCTTCGCCGCGGAGGACTGCGTGTTCATCGCCGCGATCGCCGGCCACGCGCTCGGGGGCGGGTACGAGATCGCCCTCGCCTGCGACGTCCGCGTCGCCGCCGAGGGCAGCTACCGGCTCGGCCTGCCCGAGGTGACGCTCGGGCTCCTCCCCGGCACCGGCGGCACCCAGCGCCTGCCCCGCCTGATCGGCCCCGGGCGCGCGCTCGAGATGATGACCACCGGCCGTTCGGTGACACCCGACGAGGCCGAGCGGCTGGGCATGGTCGACCGACTCGTGCCCGCGGACTCACTCGACGAGGTCGTCGGCGAGATCGCCACGACACTGGCCGCCGGGGCGCCGCTGGCGATCGCCGCCACCAAGCGGGCGGTGCACCAGGGCATGCGCCAGCCCCTGCCCGAGGCGCTGCAGACCGAGCTGGCCGAGCTCGCGCCGCTGTTCGCCTCCGAGGACGCCACCGAGGGGATGACGGCCTTCACGGAGAAGCGCCGCCCCGACTACCAGGGCCGCTGA